A stretch of Castanea sativa cultivar Marrone di Chiusa Pesio chromosome 2, ASM4071231v1 DNA encodes these proteins:
- the LOC142624709 gene encoding RAN GTPase-activating protein 2, producing the protein MDVSTLNSERRQFSIKLWPPSPNTRQTLVVRMTNNLATNSIFTQKYGCLSKEEAEENAKRIEDVAFATANQNYEKEPDGDGGSAVQLYAKECSKLLLEVLKRGPRSKADTTYASISQETFFDISKGQRAFIEAEEAEELLKPLKKKGNSYTKICFSNRSFGLGAARVAEPILVSLKDQLKEVDLSDFIAGRPEAEALEVMNIFSAALEGSALKSLNLSNNALGEKGVRAFGALLHSQDCLEELYLMNDGISEEAARAVSELIPSTDKLRVLQFHNNMTGDEGALAISEVVDRSPLLEDFRCSSTRIGSEGGVALSKALETCTHLKKLDLRDNMFGVEGGLALSKALSKHSDLSEVYLSYLNLEDEGSIAILNVLKETTPSLEVLEMAGNDITAEAAPVIAACISAKQITKLNLAENELKDEGAIQISKALEGHSQLKEVDFSANLVRRAGARVLAQVVVQKPEFKLLNINGNFISDEGIDEIQNVFMKCPDMLGPLDENDPEGREDDEESGEGEGNEDELESKLKNLEVNQED; encoded by the coding sequence ATGGACGTCTCAACACTGAACTCAGAACGCAGGCAATTCTCAATTAAACTATGGCCTCCTAGCCCAAATACAAGGCAAACGCTTGTGGTGCGGATGACAAACAATCTTGCCACTAACTCAATTTTTACCCAGAAGTATGGCTGTCTCAGTAAAGAAGAGGCTGAGGAGAATGCAAAACGAATTGAGGATGTGGCTTTTGCCACTGCAAACCAAAACTATGAAAAGGAGCCAGATGGTGATGGTGGTTCTGCAGTTCAGCTTTATGCCAAGGAATGTAGCAAGCTCCTCCTGGAAGTTCTTAAAAGAGGCCCTAGAAGCAAGGCAGACACCACATATGCGAGTATAAGCCAGGAAACtttctttgatatatcaaagggTCAACGAGCCTTTATTGAGGCAGAGGAGGCTGAGGAACTCCTAAAGCCactgaaaaagaaaggaaattctTACACTAAAATATGCTTCAGCAATAGAAGTTTTGGTTTAGGAGCAGCCCGTGTTGCTGAGCCCATTCTGGTTTCCCTGAAGGATCAGTTGAAAGAAGTAGACCTGTCAGATTTCATCGCAGGAAGACCAGAGGCAGAAGCTCTTGAAGTCATGAATATATTCTCAGCTGCACTGGAAGGTAGTGCTTTGAAGTCTCTGAATCTCTCAAACAATGCCTTGGGTGAGAAGGGCGTTAGGGCATTTGGGGCACTCCTTCATTCACAGGATTGCTTGGAGGAGCTCTATTTAATGAATGATGGCATCTCTGAGGAAGCTGCTCGAGCAGTTTCTGAGTTAATCCCCTCCACCGACAAGCTAAGAGTCCTGCAATTTCATAATAACAtgacaggagatgagggagCACTTGCTATCTCTGAGGTTGTAGACCGTTCTCCATTATTGGAGGACTTCCGTTGCTCCTCTACAAGGATAGGTTCTGAAGGGGGAGTTGCATTATCGAAAGCACTCGAAACTTGTACCCATTTGAAGAAGCTTGACCTGCGGGACAACATGTTTGGTGTGGAAGGTGGTCTTGCTCTGAGTAAAGCTCTTTCCAAGCATTCAGATTTATCTGAGGTTTACCTGAGCTACCTGAACTTGGAAGACGAGGGTTCAATTGCCATACTGAATGTTCTTAAGGAAACAACTCCTTCACTTGAAGTCTTGGAGATGGCGGGAAATGACATAACAGCTGAAGCTGCTCCCGTGATTGCTGCTTGTATTTCGGCAAAGCAAATCACCAAGTTGAACCTGGCTGAGAATGAACTTAAGGATGAAGGTGCAATCCAGATCAGCAAGGCATTAGAAGGTCATTCCCAATTAAAGGAAGTTGATTTTAGTGCCAACCTAGTAAGAAGGGCTGGGGCTCGGGTTTTGGCTCAGGTTGTGGTTCAGAAGCCCGAGTTTAAGTTGCTGAATATCAATGGGAATTTCATCTCTGATGAAGGCATTGATGAGATCCAGAATGTATTCATGAAATGTCCTGACATGCTTGGGCCATTGGATGAGAATGATCCAGAAGGAAGGGAGGATGATGAAGAATCAGGTGAGGGTGAAGGTAATGAGGATGAACTTGAATCAAAATTGAAGAACCTGGAAGTTAACCAAGAGGATTAG